In Methanothermococcus thermolithotrophicus DSM 2095, one DNA window encodes the following:
- the purC gene encoding phosphoribosylaminoimidazolesuccinocarboxamide synthase: MDLTAADISSIIEKQPLYSGKAKSIYEIDDDKVLIEFRDDITAGNGEKHDVKKGKGHLNALISSKLFELLNENGVPTHFIEYIEPIYMIAKNVEIIPIEVIVRNIAAGSLCRKYPFEEGKELATPIVQFDYKNDDYGDPMLNDDIALALNLATEEELKELKELALKVNETLKKFFDEKGIILVDFKIEIGRTKDGKLVVADEISPDTMRLWDKETKDVLDKDVYRKDMGDVVGKYEVVAERIGCL; the protein is encoded by the coding sequence ATGGACTTAACCGCAGCTGACATCTCAAGTATCATTGAAAAACAACCACTTTACAGTGGAAAGGCAAAATCCATATATGAAATAGATGATGACAAGGTTTTAATTGAATTCAGAGACGATATTACTGCAGGAAATGGGGAAAAGCACGATGTGAAAAAAGGAAAAGGCCACCTAAATGCCTTAATATCTTCAAAATTGTTCGAGCTCTTAAATGAAAATGGTGTTCCTACACATTTCATAGAATACATTGAACCAATCTACATGATTGCTAAAAATGTAGAAATCATACCAATTGAGGTTATAGTTAGAAATATTGCCGCAGGGAGCTTATGTAGAAAATACCCATTTGAAGAAGGTAAAGAATTAGCAACCCCTATTGTACAGTTTGATTATAAAAACGACGACTACGGAGACCCAATGTTAAACGATGACATAGCTCTTGCCTTAAACCTTGCAACAGAAGAGGAATTAAAAGAATTAAAAGAGTTAGCATTGAAAGTAAATGAAACCTTGAAAAAATTCTTTGATGAAAAGGGCATAATCCTTGTAGATTTCAAAATCGAGATTGGAAGAACAAAGGATGGAAAATTAGTAGTTGCAGACGAAATTAGCCCAGACACCATGAGATTATGGGATAAAGAAACAAAAGATGTTCTTGATAAGGATGTTTATAGAAAGGACATGGGAGATGTTGTTGGAAAATACGAAGTTGTAGCTGAAAGAATTGGATGTTTATAA
- the purS gene encoding phosphoribosylformylglycinamidine synthase subunit PurS — protein MYKATVTIKLKKGVLNPEGRTVLRALNFLGYNEVKDAKTFKKVELLIEGDNESEILNKVDEMCKKLLANPVIHDYEIELEKVE, from the coding sequence ATGTACAAGGCAACAGTTACTATAAAGTTAAAAAAGGGAGTTTTAAACCCTGAGGGAAGAACCGTATTAAGGGCTTTAAATTTTTTAGGATACAACGAAGTAAAAGATGCTAAAACATTCAAAAAAGTAGAGCTCTTAATTGAAGGAGATAATGAAAGTGAAATCTTAAACAAAGTTGATGAAATGTGTAAAAAGTTACTTGCTAACCCAGTTATACACGACTACGAAATCGAACTTGAGAAAGTTGAATAA